A single region of the Novosphingobium sp. SL115 genome encodes:
- a CDS encoding DoxX family protein — MPQNRLATAAQIVLLAPLSLILAAFHGFVGWHKAFAPLNELARHTAWTVHLPEALGRTIGWMEIGLALVLIAALIGHFKRPALARAGMWAAVVFVVLEVISSWVHYRHGEVFMLKQNAVSVGMTALVAWLYRSRSAKSRVSKKLAHTLTATGRSRNGGRALCKDE; from the coding sequence ATGCCCCAAAACCGCCTTGCAACCGCCGCGCAGATTGTCCTTCTCGCGCCGCTGTCACTAATACTTGCCGCATTTCACGGCTTTGTCGGATGGCACAAGGCCTTTGCACCGCTTAACGAACTGGCCCGGCATACCGCGTGGACGGTCCATTTGCCCGAAGCGCTGGGGCGCACAATCGGGTGGATGGAAATCGGCCTTGCCCTTGTTCTGATCGCAGCCCTGATCGGCCATTTCAAACGCCCGGCCCTTGCCCGCGCCGGAATGTGGGCGGCAGTCGTGTTTGTCGTTCTGGAAGTGATCTCGTCGTGGGTCCACTACCGTCACGGAGAAGTCTTCATGTTGAAGCAAAACGCAGTATCGGTGGGGATGACTGCGCTCGTGGCATGGCTTTATCGTTCCAGATCAGCGAAAAGCCGGGTCAGCAAAAAGTTAGCCCACACGCTTACCGCAACTGGCCGGAGCCGGAACGGCGGTCGTGCATTGTGCAAGGATGAATGA